In Nitratiruptor sp. YY09-18, a single window of DNA contains:
- a CDS encoding heat shock protein transcriptional repressor HspR, with protein sequence MHAYDEPVYLISVVAKVLNIHPQTLRQYEREGLISPSRTQGKTRLYSQKDIDRIKMILRLTRELGVNLAGVDIILRLKEQMEEMEKELEHLKEIIKEYEEGQTVPKSRAVVKKDFNTEIIIFEDKE encoded by the coding sequence ATGCATGCTTATGATGAACCGGTCTATTTGATAAGTGTTGTAGCGAAAGTATTAAATATTCATCCACAAACTTTGCGTCAATATGAGAGAGAAGGGCTCATCTCTCCATCTCGTACACAAGGAAAGACACGCCTCTATTCACAAAAAGATATAGACAGGATCAAAATGATTTTGCGCCTTACAAGAGAGCTTGGTGTGAACCTTGCTGGTGTAGATATCATTTTGCGTCTTAAAGAGCAGATGGAAGAGATGGAGAAGGAGTTGGAGCACCTCAAAGAGATCATTAAAGAGTATGAAGAGGGACAGACTGTCCCAAAAAGTAGAGCGGTGGTGAAGAAAGATTTTAATACTGAAATTATAATTTTTGAAGATAAAGAGTAG
- a CDS encoding DnaJ C-terminal domain-containing protein, translated as MSKSLYETLGVSPSASADEIKKAYRKLARKYHPDICKEPECEEKFKEINAAYEILSDPEKRKQYDQYGDSMFGGQNFHDFAQQNFQGGVDLDEILRSIFGGGGFGGFSSSGFSSGGFRSGGFGGFEEFAHPDLDLHAKITIPFRTAILGGTHSLTINGETFDVRIPAGVKNGDTLRIRGKGKAYKNMRGDLLLKVEVAPDPEYTRVGNDLYKKIDIPLKIAMFGGKVKVKTLEKEVTLKVPKNTKCGQKFRVKGMGAIDRKTKQKGDLYLEANIILPKVEELDPELAKMMEEKLPGGE; from the coding sequence TTGAGTAAGAGCCTATATGAGACTTTGGGTGTAAGTCCCAGTGCGAGTGCTGATGAGATTAAAAAAGCATATAGAAAACTAGCTCGTAAATACCATCCAGATATATGTAAAGAGCCAGAATGTGAAGAAAAATTTAAAGAGATAAATGCTGCTTATGAGATTTTGAGTGATCCGGAGAAGCGTAAGCAGTATGATCAATATGGCGATAGTATGTTTGGTGGCCAAAATTTCCACGATTTTGCACAACAAAACTTTCAAGGTGGCGTCGATTTAGATGAGATATTGCGCTCTATCTTTGGTGGTGGAGGATTTGGCGGCTTTAGTAGTTCTGGATTTAGCTCTGGAGGGTTTAGATCTGGAGGATTTGGCGGATTTGAAGAATTTGCTCATCCTGATCTCGATCTCCATGCAAAGATTACTATACCATTTCGTACAGCAATACTTGGAGGTACCCATTCACTTACTATAAATGGTGAAACTTTCGATGTGCGTATCCCAGCTGGTGTAAAAAATGGAGATACTCTTCGCATAAGAGGTAAAGGGAAAGCCTATAAGAATATGCGAGGAGACCTACTTCTCAAAGTAGAAGTAGCTCCAGATCCAGAGTATACAAGAGTAGGTAATGATCTTTATAAAAAGATCGATATACCACTTAAGATCGCAATGTTTGGTGGAAAAGTAAAAGTCAAAACACTAGAAAAAGAGGTAACACTCAAAGTTCCTAAAAATACAAAATGCGGACAGAAGTTTCGCGTCAAAGGAATGGGTGCTATTGATAGAAAAACCAAACAAAAAGGCGATCTATACTTAGAGGCAAACATTATACTGCCAAAAGTAGAAGAGCTTGATCCAGAGCTTGCAAAAATGATGGAAGAAAAACTTCCTGGAGGTGAATGA
- a CDS encoding helix-turn-helix transcriptional regulator gives MSFSYGQKIRELRQKFGLSQSELARKLGVHKQMVSDVERGKQKRFNPQIEQKLIELFDINPSWLHEIPQPSHPTNQQVATPSQIPLSQSEIDILMRYFAQIPPHNRLDALACILQCMSKFK, from the coding sequence ATGTCATTTTCTTATGGGCAAAAGATTAGGGAGTTGCGTCAAAAATTTGGTCTTTCTCAAAGTGAGTTAGCGAGAAAGCTTGGGGTACATAAGCAGATGGTCAGTGATGTTGAAAGGGGAAAGCAGAAGCGTTTTAATCCTCAAATTGAGCAAAAACTTATTGAACTATTTGATATTAATCCCTCTTGGCTCCACGAGATACCTCAACCTTCTCATCCTACTAATCAACAAGTAGCTACCCCATCGCAAATTCCTCTTTCGCAATCAGAGATCGATATATTGATGCGCTATTTCGCCCAGATCCCTCCTCATAATCGTCTTGATGCCTTAGCATGTATCTTACAATGTATGAGTAAATTTAAATAA
- a CDS encoding dynamin family protein, which translates to MTPKERYKKLKEHLLEENPILVEVIDEYKTLDTIAREIGLLTQNQTYTASISWWPLIAILGTFSAGKSSFINEFLGKRVQETGNQAVDDKFTVICYTKKDDLVTLPGVALDADPRFPFYNISKEIEKLDPNEKNINRYLQLKAVNSENIKGKILIDSPGFDADLQRDATLRITRHIIDLSDLILIFFDARHPEPGAMRDTLNHLVEVAKNHADSDKVLYILNQIDTCSKEDNLEEIIGAWQRALSQKGIVSGKFYAIYNETAASIENPALQERLKKKKDQDLAQIKEKMDKVLIDRAYRIVKNVEFRAKEILQLTPKLRQLLVSLRNKVLVADLVFLLMIVSIFTWISIQIQNTNVWMGLIITGVILFIALHFKAKSFIAQKMAKKIEPNDLRRAFLKQSRWFRSLFTAQPLKKRKKEQLEELINNSQRFIQKLNDQFISMKKNHENQENSSF; encoded by the coding sequence ATGACGCCCAAAGAGCGTTACAAAAAACTCAAAGAGCATCTCTTGGAAGAAAACCCTATTTTAGTAGAGGTTATCGATGAATATAAAACGCTTGATACTATTGCTAGAGAAATCGGTCTCCTTACACAAAATCAAACCTACACTGCTTCCATCTCTTGGTGGCCACTTATTGCAATTCTTGGAACCTTTAGTGCTGGAAAGTCAAGTTTTATTAATGAGTTTTTGGGCAAGAGAGTTCAAGAGACCGGCAATCAAGCTGTAGATGATAAATTTACTGTCATTTGTTACACAAAAAAAGATGATCTCGTTACTCTTCCTGGAGTCGCACTCGATGCAGATCCAAGGTTTCCTTTTTACAATATTTCAAAAGAGATAGAAAAACTTGATCCAAACGAAAAAAATATCAATCGCTATTTGCAACTCAAAGCTGTCAATAGCGAAAATATCAAAGGCAAAATCCTTATCGACTCTCCTGGATTTGATGCTGATTTGCAAAGAGATGCAACACTTCGTATAACAAGACATATCATCGATCTTAGCGACTTGATACTTATATTTTTCGATGCAAGGCATCCTGAACCTGGTGCAATGCGAGATACCCTTAACCATTTAGTGGAAGTTGCCAAAAACCATGCAGACTCTGACAAAGTACTCTACATTCTCAACCAAATCGATACATGCTCCAAAGAAGATAACCTCGAAGAGATTATAGGAGCTTGGCAAAGAGCACTGAGCCAAAAGGGAATAGTAAGTGGTAAATTTTATGCAATCTACAATGAAACAGCAGCTTCTATAGAAAATCCTGCTCTTCAAGAGCGATTGAAAAAGAAAAAGGATCAAGATCTTGCTCAAATCAAAGAGAAAATGGATAAAGTCCTCATAGATAGAGCCTATAGAATAGTAAAAAATGTGGAATTTAGAGCTAAAGAGATCCTCCAGCTTACTCCAAAACTCAGACAACTTCTCGTATCATTACGCAACAAAGTATTAGTAGCGGATCTAGTCTTTTTACTCATGATAGTATCTATCTTCACTTGGATCAGCATACAAATACAAAATACAAATGTGTGGATGGGACTAATAATTACAGGAGTTATACTCTTTATTGCATTGCACTTTAAAGCCAAAAGTTTTATAGCACAAAAAATGGCAAAGAAGATTGAACCAAACGACTTGCGCCGAGCTTTTCTCAAACAATCACGCTGGTTTCGCTCTCTCTTTACAGCTCAACCATTGAAAAAGAGAAAAAAGGAGCAGCTTGAAGAGCTGATCAACAACTCACAGCGATTCATCCAAAAACTCAACGATCAATTTATCTCTATGAAAAAAAATCATGAAAATCAAGAAAATAGTTCTTTTTGA
- a CDS encoding nitrite/sulfite reductase, with product MSKRVKLNKIEKLKLQLSPWEYYRTKFLQLSGTEIEERDIFYLKNFGIYTTKQNPQKFMLRLRFDHKDLTWNNFELILNNITENTKLLITARGQLELHNLEFEEARAMHLLFKQSGLTSCQTLTDNIRALVSDPLYDVAKNSVFAVAPLIEEMKQIFLEKRQWCGTLPRKFNTAIAANKTLITSFWNSDCYFALAKKGRNYGFKLLVGGKNNEFAIDCGIFVQYKEVVPLYHALLHAYKKYGLRANRSRARLFHLIDMVGIDTFTQFVQEYYPKKIEGGGELVVDFHPPTKEWFELQDGSWAFRYFTKFGEVTKEELEDIFAATREYNATIRLGIDQNIYIIGLPKMQNFLPGRSHSVLACAGSKYCIYSLFDTKEGAATLPIERLNKHNIIVGYSGCLKGCARHSAADIGFVGIRTNQFGKVERGVRLFLGALHTQGTSTARLIFWAVPLRKLNDLLQTLLDFYEESGYESFERFCENELMSYEPQVIAYYLLLRMKGEEVKIQNLQSPCEEEFLALQKELFS from the coding sequence GTGAGTAAAAGAGTGAAACTCAATAAAATTGAAAAACTCAAACTTCAGCTCTCCCCTTGGGAGTATTATCGAACAAAATTTTTGCAGCTTAGTGGTACCGAAATAGAGGAGCGAGATATTTTCTATCTCAAAAATTTTGGTATATATACTACTAAGCAAAATCCACAAAAATTTATGCTTCGGTTGCGTTTTGATCATAAAGATCTCACTTGGAACAATTTTGAATTAATACTAAATAATATCACTGAAAATACGAAACTTTTGATAACTGCAAGAGGGCAGCTGGAACTCCATAATTTGGAGTTTGAAGAAGCAAGAGCAATGCATCTACTTTTTAAACAAAGTGGTCTTACTAGTTGCCAAACATTGACTGACAATATACGTGCACTTGTGAGTGATCCCCTCTATGATGTTGCTAAGAATTCAGTATTTGCTGTGGCACCTCTTATAGAGGAAATGAAGCAGATATTTTTGGAAAAAAGGCAGTGGTGTGGAACGTTGCCTAGGAAATTCAACACTGCTATTGCAGCCAATAAAACGCTTATAACCTCTTTTTGGAATAGTGATTGTTATTTTGCGCTGGCAAAAAAGGGTAGAAACTATGGTTTTAAGCTTTTAGTTGGTGGAAAGAATAACGAATTTGCTATAGATTGTGGTATCTTTGTCCAATATAAAGAGGTAGTTCCTCTTTATCATGCACTCTTACACGCTTACAAAAAGTATGGCCTGCGTGCAAACAGATCTCGTGCAAGGCTTTTTCATCTCATAGATATGGTTGGAATTGATACATTCACACAGTTCGTACAGGAGTATTATCCTAAAAAGATTGAAGGAGGTGGAGAGCTTGTAGTAGATTTCCATCCACCCACGAAAGAGTGGTTTGAACTTCAAGATGGATCATGGGCTTTCCGTTACTTTACAAAGTTTGGAGAAGTAACAAAAGAGGAGCTAGAAGATATTTTTGCAGCTACAAGAGAGTATAATGCGACAATCCGCCTAGGTATTGATCAAAATATCTACATCATCGGACTTCCTAAAATGCAAAATTTCCTTCCTGGTCGTAGCCATAGTGTGCTTGCTTGTGCAGGAAGCAAATACTGTATCTACTCTTTGTTTGATACGAAAGAGGGCGCAGCAACTCTTCCAATTGAAAGACTCAATAAACATAACATTATAGTAGGCTATAGCGGCTGTCTCAAAGGGTGCGCACGCCACAGTGCAGCAGATATAGGATTTGTAGGTATTAGAACAAATCAATTTGGAAAAGTGGAGCGGGGAGTACGACTCTTTTTGGGTGCATTGCATACACAAGGAACTAGTACCGCAAGACTTATTTTTTGGGCAGTGCCACTCCGTAAACTTAATGATCTTTTGCAAACTCTTTTAGATTTTTATGAAGAGAGTGGATATGAGAGTTTTGAGAGATTTTGTGAAAATGAGCTCATGAGTTACGAGCCTCAAGTTATAGCATACTATCTATTACTGCGTATGAAAGGAGAGGAGGTGAAGATACAAAATCTTCAATCTCCTTGTGAAGAGGAGTTTCTCGCACTTCAAAAAGAACTATTTTCTTGA
- a CDS encoding DUF72 domain-containing protein: MIYIGTAGWSIPKVYAHLFPSEGTHLERYATRLTITEINQTFYKLPRVSTLQKWSEQTPPNFKFSAKLHRSFTHFHKLQTIEGLENFINTLQELGPKFFALLVQLPPSLTFDERVARNFLEKLRTLYGGHIALEARHESWQEGERLLEKLQIARVAADPPRFKLNSEPGGDKKFAYFRLHGSPKIYYSKYTREFLQNLATTIMQLQAEEIVVIFDNTASGAAIENAFELKEIIESE, translated from the coding sequence ATGATCTACATAGGCACTGCTGGATGGAGCATACCAAAGGTGTATGCCCATCTCTTTCCAAGTGAGGGAACACATCTAGAGCGTTATGCAACAAGATTAACTATTACTGAAATAAATCAGACTTTCTATAAACTCCCTCGGGTATCAACTTTACAAAAGTGGAGCGAGCAAACACCTCCTAATTTCAAATTTAGCGCAAAACTGCATAGAAGCTTTACACATTTTCATAAACTCCAAACTATAGAAGGGTTAGAAAATTTTATCAACACATTGCAAGAACTTGGACCGAAGTTTTTTGCGCTTTTGGTGCAACTGCCCCCTTCACTCACATTTGATGAGAGGGTAGCGAGAAATTTTTTGGAAAAGTTGCGTACTCTGTATGGCGGACATATTGCACTTGAGGCAAGGCATGAGAGCTGGCAAGAAGGTGAGAGATTACTTGAAAAACTGCAGATAGCCAGAGTCGCAGCTGATCCACCTAGATTTAAGCTCAATAGCGAACCTGGAGGAGATAAAAAGTTTGCATACTTTCGTCTCCATGGATCACCAAAAATTTACTATAGCAAATATACGCGAGAGTTTTTGCAAAATCTCGCAACTACAATTATGCAACTGCAGGCTGAAGAGATAGTAGTAATATTTGATAATACTGCTAGTGGGGCGGCTATAGAAAATGCATTTGAGTTAAAAGAGATCATCGAAAGTGAGTAA
- the purH gene encoding bifunctional phosphoribosylaminoimidazolecarboxamide formyltransferase/IMP cyclohydrolase, translating to MRALLSVSDKTGIVDFAKGLIDLGFEIVSTGGTWRVLKDAGIEVTEISEITNFPECFEGRVKTLNPYVHGGILYRRNKPDHVEEAKKLGIEPIDLVCVNLYPFKETIERTDDFEEIIENIDIGGPTMVRSAAKNFESVIVVTDPNDYDKVLQALREDKNTLEFRRELMIKAFEHTAHYDATIANYMNERFHEGFGNKQFIVGKKVFNTRYGENPHQKGALYEFEDFYNELNILKGEPSFNNLTDINAATKIAVSLGKGSVVIVKHGNPCGAALKGDLITSWQKALAADPVSAFGGVVAVNGVVTKELAEEINKIFVEVLIAGKITEEAKEVFANKKRIKLFDLGQAELEISGDMYDFKHIEGGFVYQTADFVKDEEVLEAKQVSVVGVEDKKDLLMAYKIAALTKSNCVAYVKDGALVAIGMGMTSRVDAAKCALKKAAELGIDVRGAAMASEAFFPFRDSVDEAAKAGIKAIVEPGGSIRDDEVIEAANEHGIALYFTGVRHFLH from the coding sequence ATGCGAGCATTGCTAAGTGTGAGTGATAAAACCGGCATAGTTGATTTTGCAAAAGGATTAATCGATCTTGGTTTTGAGATTGTGAGTACCGGAGGAACTTGGAGAGTACTCAAAGATGCAGGGATTGAAGTGACAGAAATCAGCGAAATAACAAACTTTCCTGAATGTTTCGAGGGAAGGGTGAAAACTCTCAATCCCTATGTACATGGAGGGATTTTATATAGAAGAAATAAGCCGGACCATGTCGAAGAAGCTAAAAAACTTGGTATTGAGCCAATCGATCTGGTTTGCGTTAATCTCTATCCCTTCAAAGAGACAATTGAGAGAACAGATGATTTTGAAGAGATTATAGAAAATATCGATATTGGCGGACCTACTATGGTAAGGAGTGCAGCCAAAAATTTTGAGAGTGTAATAGTTGTCACTGATCCAAACGATTATGATAAAGTTTTGCAGGCTTTGAGAGAAGACAAAAATACACTGGAATTTAGAAGAGAACTTATGATAAAAGCCTTTGAGCATACTGCCCACTATGATGCTACCATCGCAAACTATATGAATGAGCGATTTCATGAAGGATTTGGGAATAAGCAGTTTATCGTAGGGAAAAAGGTTTTTAATACCCGTTATGGAGAAAACCCGCACCAAAAGGGTGCTTTATATGAGTTTGAAGATTTTTACAATGAGCTTAATATCCTCAAAGGCGAGCCTAGCTTCAATAACCTTACAGACATTAACGCAGCAACCAAGATCGCTGTAAGTCTTGGAAAAGGAAGTGTTGTTATCGTCAAACATGGTAATCCTTGCGGAGCAGCTCTTAAAGGAGATCTCATCACTTCTTGGCAAAAAGCGCTAGCAGCAGATCCTGTGAGTGCATTTGGTGGGGTAGTAGCAGTCAATGGTGTGGTGACAAAAGAGCTTGCTGAAGAGATCAATAAAATTTTTGTAGAAGTTTTGATCGCTGGAAAGATTACAGAAGAAGCCAAAGAGGTCTTTGCAAACAAAAAACGCATCAAGCTTTTTGATCTTGGACAGGCTGAACTGGAAATCAGCGGTGATATGTATGACTTCAAACACATCGAGGGAGGATTTGTCTATCAGACAGCCGACTTTGTCAAAGATGAAGAGGTGTTAGAGGCAAAACAGGTGAGCGTAGTAGGGGTAGAAGATAAAAAAGATCTTCTGATGGCATATAAAATCGCAGCTCTTACCAAATCAAACTGTGTAGCCTATGTCAAAGATGGAGCGTTGGTGGCGATTGGCATGGGGATGACAAGCAGAGTGGATGCGGCAAAATGCGCACTGAAAAAAGCAGCCGAGCTTGGCATTGATGTGAGAGGCGCTGCGATGGCGAGTGAAGCATTCTTTCCATTTAGAGACAGCGTGGATGAAGCAGCAAAAGCTGGAATCAAAGCGATAGTAGAACCTGGTGGAAGCATTAGGGACGATGAGGTGATTGAGGCAGCCAATGAACATGGCATTGCTCTTTACTTTACAGGTGTAAGGCACTTTTTACACTAA
- the glgP gene encoding alpha-glucan family phosphorylase: MSDPSQSIQIPHLPKELAGLQEIALNLWWSWNARARRLFRTIDPYLWKESIHNPIKLLRALSQKDYERLLKNEDFIKEYHYVYALFKQYMQNKQPQTKETIAYFCAEYGLHRSLPIYSGGLGFLAGDILKEASDMNLPMVGIGFMYPGGYVHQVIGSDGWQRGENELIKKEEAPIEKVVDENGKQLIIQVPYIAPAVYVAVWKVNVGRVSLYLLDTDIEQNDPWDRMISYRLYTSDMHQRLRQQIVLGVGGHAVLESLGIDFSILHLNEGHPAFALFERLRFFKENHNLSFQEAVQKVKQSSIFTTHTPLMAATDVYQFDMVGSYFSTFVQKLGIDLHDLLFFGIDPANPANGFNMTVLALKLCKYKNGVSKKHQKVALQIWQKILEAENSQIEAITNGVHLSTWLDGDLEKELDRTLGSEWCEFQDDPDIWYKIDDINEAFLWQLHMQNKYDMLNFIKEKCRKKWAEGTTDPMVLLAEGVMLDPEVLTIGFARRMTEYKRPDLILYDLNRLEQIVNNSSRPLQIIFAGKAHPADIPGKKIIQKIFNVAKDPRFQGRIAFVEDYGEELAKYMIKGCDVWLNNPKLPLEACGTSGMKASINGVLHCSTLDGWWPEGYNGKNGWAFGVDPSDDAKDASALYDLLENEIIPLYYNQDENGIPHGWTKMMKEAIKSVSPHFSARRMMKEYKSKFYDKIGEI; this comes from the coding sequence ATGAGCGACCCATCCCAATCTATACAGATACCTCATCTTCCAAAAGAGCTTGCAGGTCTTCAAGAAATCGCTCTCAATCTTTGGTGGAGCTGGAACGCAAGAGCGAGGCGACTCTTCCGTACAATTGATCCCTATTTATGGAAAGAGAGTATCCACAATCCTATAAAGCTCCTCCGCGCTCTTTCTCAAAAAGATTATGAAAGACTTCTCAAAAATGAAGATTTTATAAAAGAATACCACTATGTTTATGCTCTTTTCAAACAATATATGCAAAATAAACAACCCCAAACAAAAGAGACTATTGCCTACTTTTGTGCTGAATATGGGCTCCATCGCTCTTTGCCTATCTACTCTGGCGGGCTCGGTTTTTTGGCTGGTGATATTTTAAAAGAAGCGAGTGATATGAATCTGCCGATGGTAGGTATTGGTTTTATGTATCCTGGGGGATATGTCCATCAAGTTATAGGAAGTGATGGGTGGCAAAGAGGAGAAAATGAGTTAATAAAAAAAGAGGAAGCACCAATAGAAAAAGTTGTCGATGAGAATGGTAAGCAACTCATCATTCAAGTACCTTATATAGCGCCTGCAGTCTATGTAGCTGTTTGGAAAGTAAATGTTGGAAGGGTGAGTCTGTACCTATTAGATACAGATATTGAGCAAAACGATCCCTGGGATCGAATGATCAGCTATCGACTCTACACCTCCGATATGCATCAGCGACTACGGCAGCAGATAGTTTTGGGAGTCGGGGGGCATGCAGTTTTAGAGAGTTTGGGTATCGATTTTTCTATTTTGCATCTCAATGAAGGGCATCCTGCATTTGCTCTGTTTGAGAGACTGCGTTTTTTTAAGGAAAACCATAATCTCAGTTTCCAAGAGGCCGTGCAAAAGGTTAAGCAGAGCTCTATTTTCACAACGCATACTCCTCTTATGGCTGCTACTGATGTGTATCAGTTTGATATGGTAGGGAGCTACTTTTCAACATTTGTACAAAAACTCGGTATCGATCTCCATGATCTGCTCTTCTTTGGTATAGATCCTGCCAATCCTGCAAATGGATTTAACATGACAGTTTTGGCACTTAAACTTTGTAAATATAAAAATGGAGTAAGTAAAAAACATCAAAAAGTCGCATTACAAATTTGGCAAAAGATTTTGGAAGCAGAAAATTCTCAAATCGAAGCAATTACCAATGGAGTGCATCTAAGTACCTGGCTTGATGGAGATTTGGAAAAAGAACTCGATAGAACGCTTGGAAGTGAGTGGTGCGAATTTCAAGATGATCCAGATATCTGGTATAAAATAGATGATATAAACGAAGCTTTTTTATGGCAACTCCACATGCAAAACAAGTATGATATGCTCAATTTCATCAAGGAGAAGTGTCGTAAAAAGTGGGCAGAAGGTACCACTGATCCTATGGTACTGTTGGCTGAAGGTGTAATGCTTGATCCCGAAGTGCTCACTATTGGGTTTGCCAGGAGAATGACAGAGTATAAACGCCCTGACCTCATTCTTTATGATCTTAATAGACTTGAGCAAATTGTCAATAATTCATCAAGACCTCTTCAAATTATCTTTGCAGGCAAGGCGCATCCAGCAGATATACCAGGGAAAAAGATCATTCAAAAGATTTTTAATGTAGCAAAAGATCCGAGATTTCAAGGAAGAATCGCCTTTGTAGAGGACTATGGCGAAGAGCTTGCTAAATATATGATAAAAGGGTGCGATGTATGGCTCAACAATCCAAAACTTCCTCTTGAAGCGTGTGGCACAAGTGGGATGAAAGCCTCTATCAATGGAGTACTCCACTGCTCTACCCTAGATGGCTGGTGGCCAGAAGGGTATAATGGGAAAAATGGCTGGGCATTTGGAGTAGATCCAAGCGATGATGCAAAGGATGCATCTGCGCTCTATGATCTTTTAGAAAATGAAATAATTCCACTCTACTATAACCAGGATGAAAATGGTATACCCCATGGATGGACAAAAATGATGAAAGAAGCAATCAAAAGTGTTTCGCCACATTTTAGTGCTAGAAGAATGATGAAAGAGTATAAAAGCAAATTCTATGACAAAATAGGAGAGATATGA
- a CDS encoding alpha-D-glucose phosphate-specific phosphoglucomutase, protein MKLIPGKIAPKEILIDTARLISDYFYFKRDLHPIKFGTSGHRGSAFKRSFNESHILAISQAISDFKKKNGTKELIVGIDTHALSTPAKMSALRVFAANGIEVIHTDKFTPTPLVSFMILEKNRNGTLCDGIVLTPSHNPPEDGGYKYNPPNGGPADTDVTAVIEKEANAILQNSSYKVLDYEEAIKKEHIKLEDFITPYVESLSEIVDMEAIQKSGLRLCADALGGSTMQVYEKIKDYYNLTMDLRHNYIDYRFSFMSLDHDGKIRMDCSSPYAMASLLEIKDRYDLAFANDTDGDRHGIVTPIGGLMNPNHFLSVAIWYLFAHRKWPKNLKIGKTFVTSSMIDRVAKDLGVKVYETPVGFKWFAEGLYERWLGFAGEESAGASFLRKDGTVWTTDKDGIIMALLAAEIKAKSKDPALLYQELEEKFGKSYYERIDIPADEEIRTKIKSINPQKLGLKILAGEPVIDIFTQVNGMSVGGVKIVTQNGWIALRPSGTEDIYKIYAESFLSQEHLKLLQQEAQNIVRKLI, encoded by the coding sequence ATGAAACTGATTCCTGGAAAAATCGCACCAAAAGAGATCCTCATCGATACAGCAAGGCTCATAAGCGACTATTTCTATTTTAAAAGAGACTTACACCCCATAAAATTTGGCACAAGCGGTCACAGAGGGAGTGCATTCAAAAGAAGCTTTAACGAGTCTCATATTCTTGCTATCTCTCAAGCCATCTCTGATTTTAAGAAGAAAAATGGAACAAAAGAACTGATTGTTGGCATCGATACACATGCTCTCTCAACGCCAGCAAAGATGAGTGCTTTGCGTGTATTTGCTGCAAATGGCATTGAAGTGATCCATACAGACAAGTTCACGCCAACTCCCCTTGTCTCATTTATGATTTTAGAGAAAAATAGAAATGGGACTCTTTGTGATGGCATCGTTTTGACGCCTTCCCACAATCCACCAGAAGATGGAGGGTATAAATATAATCCACCCAATGGAGGGCCTGCAGATACAGACGTGACAGCTGTTATCGAAAAAGAGGCAAACGCGATATTGCAAAATAGCTCCTATAAAGTACTCGATTATGAAGAAGCTATCAAAAAAGAGCACATAAAATTGGAAGATTTCATTACACCTTATGTAGAGTCTTTGAGTGAGATAGTCGATATGGAAGCGATCCAAAAAAGTGGTTTGAGGCTCTGTGCAGATGCATTGGGTGGATCAACTATGCAAGTCTATGAAAAAATCAAAGATTATTATAATCTTACTATGGATCTAAGACACAATTATATCGACTATCGCTTCTCTTTTATGAGTCTCGATCATGATGGCAAAATCCGTATGGACTGCTCCAGCCCCTATGCAATGGCTTCTTTGCTAGAAATCAAAGATAGATATGACTTAGCATTTGCAAATGACACGGACGGTGATAGACATGGGATCGTTACACCAATTGGGGGCTTAATGAATCCCAACCACTTCTTAAGTGTTGCTATCTGGTATCTCTTTGCACACAGAAAATGGCCCAAAAACTTAAAAATTGGCAAAACTTTTGTCACCAGCTCCATGATTGATCGCGTAGCAAAAGATCTTGGTGTAAAAGTATACGAGACGCCTGTTGGGTTTAAGTGGTTCGCTGAAGGTCTTTATGAAAGATGGCTGGGATTTGCTGGAGAAGAGAGTGCTGGAGCGAGTTTTTTAAGAAAGGATGGAACTGTCTGGACAACAGACAAAGATGGTATCATCATGGCTCTTTTGGCAGCTGAGATCAAAGCAAAAAGCAAAGATCCCGCCCTCCTCTATCAAGAACTTGAAGAAAAGTTTGGCAAAAGCTACTACGAGCGTATCGATATTCCTGCAGATGAGGAGATACGAACAAAAATCAAATCGATCAATCCACAAAAACTGGGTCTCAAAATCTTAGCGGGGGAACCTGTCATAGATATTTTTACCCAAGTTAATGGCATGAGTGTTGGTGGTGTAAAAATTGTGACACAGAATGGATGGATCGCACTCAGACCATCTGGAACTGAAGATATATATAAAATATATGCAGAGAGCTTTTTATCTCAAGAGCATCTCAAACTCCTCCAACAAGAAGCACAAAACATAGTAAGGAAATTGATATGA